One window of the Eucalyptus grandis isolate ANBG69807.140 chromosome 6, ASM1654582v1, whole genome shotgun sequence genome contains the following:
- the LOC120294384 gene encoding wall-associated receptor kinase-like 9, with product MIALSFFSITFGALAFDTWRRRSKQKYFKRNGGKLLKHHRVQIFTEAELAKATNNYDDSNKLSEGGFGCVYRGRLVGDTMVTVKKPKDVHKSLIRKDFQHELETVMQMNHKNVMKLHGICLETRIPLLVYEYISNEPPIIHGDIKSVNILLDHNYLVKVYDFGTSVLILPEHGNIVATEIQGTLCYIDLEYLTTGMITIKTDVYSFGVVLMELLMRNKPTGFITKSGEFINFIHHFISSVEDKTLFEVINFEDASKEEMERVGMVVVIAVKCLDRSDAKRPAMREVAEHNLPGQENRLGSRVRPEEHGQENGSRWTRTGPGSGAIPMDPYLFPQPGVLPYAFPVNGGRPELVDSLHTSTADGLELRLITIQLTGQGNYNTWARDL from the exons ATGATTGCTCTGTCCTTCTTCAGCATAACTTTTGGTGCTTTAGCCTTTGACAcgtggaggaggagaagcaaaCAGAAATACTTcaaaagaaatggaggaaagCTCTTGAAACACCACAGAGTTCAAATTTTTACAGAGGCGGAGCTGGCAAAGGCAACTAATAACTATGATGATAGCAATAAGCTCAGTGAGGGCGGTTTCGGTTGCGTCTATAGAGGTAGATTAGTGGGGGACACCATGGTCACGGTCAAGAAGCCTAAAGATGTGCACAAGTCTCTAATAAGGAAGGATTTCCAGCATGAACTTGAAACTGTGATGCAAATGAACCACAAAAATGTGATGAAGCTCCATGGCATATGTTTGGAGACTAGAATACCATTGCTAGTTTATGAATACATTTCAAATG AACCCCCAATCATTCACGGCGACATCAAGTCGGTGAACATACTTCTAGATCACAATTACTTAGTAAAAGTGTATGATTTTGGAACTTCGGTACTAATATTGCCAGAGCATGGTAATATTGTAGCCACTGAAATACAAGGCACATTGTGCTACATCGATCTAGAATATTTGACCACTGGCATGATAACAATTAAGACTGATGTATATAGTTTTGGAGTTGTCCTCATGGAGTTGCTCATGAGAAATAAGCCAACAGGTTTCATTACAAAGTCTGGAGAGTTTATCAATTTCATCCATCATTTCATCTCTTCGGTGGAGGATAAGACACTCTTTGAGGTCATAAACTTCGAGGATGCTAGTAAAGAGGAAATGGAGAGGGTAGGAATGGTTGTTGTGATAGCAGTGAAGTGCTTGGACCGAAGCGATGCGAAGAGGCCAGCAATGAGGGAAGTGGCTGAGCAT AACTTACCTGGACAAGAGAACAGACTGGGCTCCAGAGTTCGGCCGGAAGAACATGGACAGGAGAACGGGTCGAGGTGGACCAGAACGGGTCCTGGATCCGGAGCCATCCCAATGGATCCCTACCTATTTCCACAACCCGGTGTTTTGCCCTACGCATTTCCAGTGAATGGCGGCCGTCCCGAGCTCGTAGATTCCCTTCACACGTCGACAGCTGATGGACTGGAGCTTCGACTTATCACCATACAGCTCACTGGACAGGGCAACTACAACACTTGGGCCCGAGATCTCTAG